A single Pseudochaenichthys georgianus chromosome 10, fPseGeo1.2, whole genome shotgun sequence DNA region contains:
- the neurl1b gene encoding E3 ubiquitin-protein ligase NEURL1B, with the protein MGNTTPKPLIDATLQPRPVANRQYYTLPNNGAGVERRTSAAPVSISVESPRFHPHAKGKNIRLDGQLRRATRKNSFCNGITFIHRPVHLYEKVRLRLSGVHTGWSGALRFGFTSLDPSELVTTDIPKYACPDLVTRPGYWAKALPERLALKDNVLSFWADRHGRVFYSINDGEPILFHCGLSIGCPLWAIIDIYGLTQEVTLLESTFAESVASSCLSAARLSAYLPQSSHDSANYNNNQLENNQAAAAKMATLQLNNYNQLIPCCSSTISSSTPSSSASTGFSTPRLARGLPSPLDNDLHFHPVRGPDVILSADRSAACIHFLDSSRTLVFSDRPLHMGETLYVEVGHLGLPYFGALLFGVTSCDPASLHAGDLPADPEVLLDRKEYWVVHRGFPMPCSGDVLSFSLLPSGEVHHGVNGVARGRLLCVDSSQVLWAFFTLHGAVNRLRILGTLQSSPPSTSASSSQSSSPDDSDSDLAFSVNRSSSASESSLVTAPSSPLSPPVSPTLSAFELPPAGKSGECTVCFDQDVDTVIYTCGHMCLCSDCGLKLKKQINACCPICRRPIKDVIKTYRP; encoded by the exons ATGGGGAATACGACACCCAAGCCTTTAATAG ATGCGACTCTGCAACCCCGCCCGGTGGCCAACAGGCAGTACTACACTCTGCCTAACAATGGGGCAGGTGTGGAGAGGAGAACGTCCGCTGCTCCGGTCAGCATCAGCGTGGAGTCCCCCCGCTTTCACCCCCACGCCAAGGGCAAGAACATCAGGCTGGATGGGCAGCTTCGCCGCGCCACACGCAAGAACAGCTTCTGTAATGGCATCACTTTCATCCACAGGCCGGTCCACCTCTATGAGAAG GTGCGTCTCCGCCTGAGTGGCGTGCACACCGGATGGAGTGGGGCTTTACGCTTTGGTTTCACCAGTTTGGACCCTAGTGAATTGGTCACTACAGACATCCCCAAGTACGCTTGCCCAGATCTGGTGACTAGGCCCGGATACTGGGCCAAAGCTCTGCCTGAGAGACTGGCCCTGAAGGACAACGTGTTGTCATTCTGGGCCGATCGCCACGGGAGAGTTTTCTACAGCATCAACGATGGAGAGCCCATCCTCTTCCACTGTGGGCTCAGCATCGGCTGTCCCCTCTGGGCCATCATAGATATCTATGGCCTCACCCAGGAGGTCACACTGCTTG AAAGCACGTTTGCTGAGAGTGTGGCGTCCAGCTGCCTGAGTGCGGCCCGTCTGAGTGCCTATCTGCCCCAGAGTAGCCACGACTCGGCAAATTACAACAACAACCAACTGGAGAACAACCAGGCTGCTGCTGCCAAGATGGCCACCCTCCAGCTCAATAACTACAACCAGCTCATCCCCTGCTGCTCCTCCACCATTTCCTCCTCCACACCATCTTCCTCGGCCTCCACTGGGTTCAGCACCCCGAGGTTGGCCCGGGGCCTTCCCTCCCCGCTGGACAATGACTTGCACTTTCACCCAGTCCGTGGCCCCGATGTGATTCTCTCCGCAGACCGCTCGGCAGCCTGCATCCACTTTCTGGACAGCAGTCGGACTCTGGTGTTCAGTGACCGGCCGCTGCATATGGGGGAGACTTTGTACGTGGAAGTGGGCCACCTGGGCCTGCCCTACTTTGGGGCGCTGTTGTTTGGCGTAACATCATGTGACCCCGCAAGTCTGCACGCAGGGGACCTACCAGCGGACCCTGAGGTTCTCCTGGACCGTAAAGAGTATTGGGTGGTGCACCGGGGCTTCCCCATGCCTTGCTCTGGAGACGTGCTCAGCTTCAGTCTGCTGCCCAGTGGAGAGGTGCATCATGGCGTAAATGGAGTGGCACGTGGCAGGCTGCTCTGTGTGGACTCCTCTCAGGTCCTGTGGGCCTTTTTCACCTTGCATGGGGCCGTCAACAGACTCAGGATACTAG GAACTCTGCAGTCCAGTCCTCCCTCCACATCCGCCAGCAGTTCTCAGAGCAGTAGTCCAGACGACAGTGACTCAGACCTGGCGTTCAGCGTCAACAGATCCTCCTCCGCCTCTGAATCCTCTCTGG TGACTGCTCCCAGCTCTCCTCTCAGCCCTCCGGTCTCTCCCACTCTCAGCGCCTTTGAACTGCCCCCTGCTGGGAAGAGCGGAGAGTGCACCGTTTGCTTCGACCAGGATGTGGACACGGTCATCTACACCTGCGGACACATGTGTCTGTGCAGCGACTGTGGGCTGAAGCTGAAGAAACAGATCAATGCGTGCTGTCCGATATGCAGGAGGCCCATCAAAGACGTAATCAAAACATATCGACCATGA